The Streptomyces sp. NBC_00569 genomic sequence CTTCCCGTCCGTGAACCAGGGCTGCATCATCGGTGGTTCTCCTCGTCGTAGCTCCAGCAGTGCACCCACTGTCCGTCGTCGAAATGTGTGCGCGGGGGGAACGCCGTGGCGCACACGGGTTTCGCGAGCGGGCAGCGCGGGTGGAAGCGGCAGCCCGTGGGCGGGTCGACGAGGCTCGGCGGTTCGCCGAGGGTCTCCTCGTCGTCGACGACCTCGGGCTCGTCGAGCAGCCCTCCGTCGCGCTCGGGGTCGGGCGCGGACTCCAGCAGGAGCCGGGTGTACGGGTGCCGGGGCTGTTCGACGACGGCGTCGGCGGGTCCCGACTCCACGAGCTGGCCCGCGTAGAGGACCTTGATCTCGTCGGCGAAGTAGCGGGCGCCCGCGATGTCGTGGGTGATGTAGAGGATCGCGAGGCCCTCGTCGTCGCGGAGCGTGCCGAGGAGGTTCAGGATGTCGAGGCGGATCGAGACGTCGAGCATCGAGACGGGCTCGTCGCCGAGGAGGACCTTGGGGCGGGCGGCCAGGGCACGGGCGATGGCGACGCGCTGGCGCTGGCCGCCGGACAGCTCGTGCGGGAACTTGTCGATGAACTGGTCGGCGGGGGTGAGGTTGACGCGATTGAGCAGGTCGAGGATCTGCCGTTCGAGCTCCGCGCGCCCGGAGGCGTGGCCGTGCAGCTGGAGGGGGCGGCTGAGGATGTAGCGCAGCCGGTGCACGGGGCTGAGCGAGGAGAAGGGGTCCTGGAAGATCATCTGGACCTGGCGGTAGTACGCGCGTTTGCCGCGGGCCGTGCGGGCCTGCTTGACGGGGGCGCCGTCGAGACGGATCTCGCCCTCGGTCGGTGGGTAGGCGAGGGCGAGCATGCGGGCGAGCGTGGACTTGCCGCTGCCGCTCTCGCCGACGAGTGCGGTGATGCGGCCGGCGTGCAGGGCGAGGCTGGTCGGTTCTACGGCGTGCACTTCCTTGCCGTGCCCGCCGGGCCCGTGCAGCGGGAACCTCTTGACGACGTCGCGTGCTTCGAGGACGGGTTCAGCGGGTGCGGGCATGGTGGTCCTCCTCTCCGCGTACGGTCTGGTGCAGATGGCAGGCGGCCTCGCCGGCGCCGAGGGCGAGGAGCGGCGGGGTCGCCTGGTCGCAGGGTTCGAAGCGGCGGGCGCAACGCGGGTGGAAGGCGCATCCCGCGGGCAGGGTGCGCAGGCCGGGCGGGGAGCCGGGGATGCCGGTGATCTCGCGGCGCGGCCCGTGCAGCGGCGGGAAGGCGCCCCTGAGTGCCTCGGTGTACGGGTGCTGCGGGTCGGTGTAGAGCTGTCGCGCGGGTCCGGTCTCGACGACCTTGCCCGCGTACATGACGGCGATCCGGTCGGCGATCTCGATGAGCAGGGACAGGTCGTGTGTGATGAACACGACGGAGAATCCCAGCTCCCGCTTGAGGCGGGAGATCTGACGCAGGATCTGGCGCTGCATCACCACGTCGACGGCGGTGGTCGGCTCGTCCATGACGACGAGGTCGGGTTCGCAGGCGAGGGCGAGGGCGATCGTGGCGCGCTGCCGCATGCCGCCGGACAGTTCGTGGGCGTACGAGCGCAGCCGGTCGGCGGGGATGCCGACCATGGCGAGCAGTTCTCCCGCCCGCTGCCAGGCCTCGCGCTTGGACAGGCGGCCGTGGCGGCGGAGGACGTCGGCGAACTGGTGGCCCAGACGGAGGACGGGGTTGAGGGCGTTCATCGCGCTCTGGAAGACGACCGCGATGTTCTCCCAGCGCAGATCCGCCAGTTGACGTTCGGTCAGGCGCAGGACGTCGATGCTCTCGGTGCCGTCGTGGCCGTGGAAGACGACCGAGCCGGCGGTGGTGACGGCCGGGGGCCGCTGGAGCCGGGTGATGGCGGTGACGAGGGTGGACTTGCCGCAGCCGCTCTCTCCGACGATGCCGAGGGTCTCGCCGCGGAGCAGGTCGAGGTCGACGCCGCTGACCGCGTGTACGGGGTCCGCCTTGTCGAAGTAGTCGACGTTCAGGCCACGGACGGTGAGCAGGGGGGTGCGGTCATCGCTTCGGCGAACGGTGTCCTGCTTGGGGATCGAGGTGTGCGGCGTGCCGCTGCTGCTCATGACGCGGCCTCCTGAACGGGCGCGGGCTTCCCGGCCGTGGCCCTGGCCGCGGAGCCGCCGGCGGCCGCGTGCAGG encodes the following:
- a CDS encoding ABC transporter ATP-binding protein, yielding MPAPAEPVLEARDVVKRFPLHGPGGHGKEVHAVEPTSLALHAGRITALVGESGSGKSTLARMLALAYPPTEGEIRLDGAPVKQARTARGKRAYYRQVQMIFQDPFSSLSPVHRLRYILSRPLQLHGHASGRAELERQILDLLNRVNLTPADQFIDKFPHELSGGQRQRVAIARALAARPKVLLGDEPVSMLDVSIRLDILNLLGTLRDDEGLAILYITHDIAGARYFADEIKVLYAGQLVESGPADAVVEQPRHPYTRLLLESAPDPERDGGLLDEPEVVDDEETLGEPPSLVDPPTGCRFHPRCPLAKPVCATAFPPRTHFDDGQWVHCWSYDEENHR
- a CDS encoding ABC transporter ATP-binding protein; protein product: MSSSGTPHTSIPKQDTVRRSDDRTPLLTVRGLNVDYFDKADPVHAVSGVDLDLLRGETLGIVGESGCGKSTLVTAITRLQRPPAVTTAGSVVFHGHDGTESIDVLRLTERQLADLRWENIAVVFQSAMNALNPVLRLGHQFADVLRRHGRLSKREAWQRAGELLAMVGIPADRLRSYAHELSGGMRQRATIALALACEPDLVVMDEPTTAVDVVMQRQILRQISRLKRELGFSVVFITHDLSLLIEIADRIAVMYAGKVVETGPARQLYTDPQHPYTEALRGAFPPLHGPRREITGIPGSPPGLRTLPAGCAFHPRCARRFEPCDQATPPLLALGAGEAACHLHQTVRGEEDHHARTR